A DNA window from Gasterosteus aculeatus chromosome 16, fGasAcu3.hap1.1, whole genome shotgun sequence contains the following coding sequences:
- the kalrna gene encoding kalirin isoform X6, with translation MLDQLYLHEENYAVSGPDGKTESVTNLQPQPSLNSLQSSSPGPKRSTNTLRKWLTSPVRRLSHGSSVKKLPGNKQKKGGTGREESRKSIDLGQPDPNQPDDIIDEGSHGKESNLLSRTPSGMQSGGEEEQDEEAHNPLPPPMEIIKDSSAQDDKTLEPGAYPGFSPLSPPEQTTAVQPRNPELEQRAKAMRGRMFVLKELIQTEKDYVKDLGIVVECFMKKIEEKGVPDDMKGKDKIVFGNIHQIYDWHRDFFVGELEKCLEDHEHLPELFIKHERRLHMYVIYCQNKPKSEFIVAEYDTFFDAIQQESQSRFTISDFLIKPIQRITKYQLLLKDFLKYSSKAGIDCEQIEKAVDLMSQVPKLCNDMMNLGRLQGYEGKLMCQGKLLQQETFFVIEQDTGVLSRSKERRVFLFEQIVIFSELLRKGSSTPGYQFKKSIKVCFLGLEESVDNDPCKFVLSCRGSSDRFTLQAANVDIKQIWVRHIQDVLDAQSNFLSALQSPIEYQKEKGSSSSLNRNRSSSGNRPSVGHHSRPSSAVGFGEKEAERGRTPIRVSTSNGGSTCFESRDFDGGCNGVSSTMSVSRDYSALKENEICVSQGETVQILATNQQNMYLVYRPANSQSPAAEGWVPGHILGPLTKPIKDSASTSSFSAAVADANNIKKSLSWNTLRARKRAKDVSSLAVRGPENGLLRKPKEGGAAPPPVASPATRSKGKDAHTSDESDCDDDLDPNAGMQLLNPNFIQEVAPEFLVVLSDVVCAFGETVVLCCKVCGRPKPSVTLKGPDQNPVTSNARFTIDIGDTGDILLKICNLMPQDTGIYTCVAVNDHGSASSSASIKVQGIPASPGRPVAQEASSTAVMIHWPPPASSAHCAVSSYTVEYRQEDSLLWQQVASSREECVQIDALIPGGHYQFRVRASNRWGVGPPSEPSNMITLPSSNSGYDGTGIQWKENFESTFSEMCEIGRGRFSVVRKCLNKSTKKEVAVKFVSKKMQKKEQVAHEADVLRHVQHHQLVALLDTYESPTSLMLILELLEDGRLLDYLVAHDELMEEKVAFFVRETLEALQHLHTCRVAHLDLKVRISMVNACARYVYSTRRSFSARPQPENILVDLRSPTPGVKLVDLGDAVQLSAHRRYVHLLLGNPEFAAPELIRGTPVSVATDAWSVGVLAYVALSGVSPFLDESPEETCVNICRLDFCFPDEYFRHVSQAARDFVSSALQQDPRKRPSATSCLQHPWVGRGGAHGGEYSKTPLDTTRLATFIERRRQLNDVRPVTNIKALVSSSMGNTL, from the exons ATGTTAGATCAGCTCTACTTGCATGAAG AAAACTACGCCGTCAGCGGCCCCGATGGAAAGACTGAGTCCGTGACCAACCTCCAGCCGCAGCCGTCCCTCAACTCGCTGCAGTCCAGCTCTCCGGGCCCCAAGCGCTCCACGAACACTCTGAGGAAGTGGCTGACGAGTCCGGTGCGCCGCCTCAGCCACGGCAGCTCCGTCAAGAAGCTCCCCGGCAACAAACAGAAGAAGGGCG GaacaggaagagaggaaagcAGGAAAAGTATTGACCTCGGACAACCTGACCCGAACCAGCCGGATGACATCATCGATGAG GGGTCCCACGGTAAGGAGAGCAACCTCCTCTCTAGGACCCCCTCTGGGATGCAGAGcggtggggaggaggagcaggacgagGAGGCCCACaaccctctgcccccccccatggaGATCATCAAGGACTCCTCGGCTCAGGACGACAAG ACTCTGGAGCCCGGAGCGTACCCCGGCTTCTCGCCTCTGTCCCCACCGGAACAAACCACCGCCGTCCAGCCCCGGAACCCTGAGCTGGAGCAGAGAGCCAAAGCCATGAGAGGACGCAT GTTTGTCCTGAAAGAGCTGATTCAGACGGAGAAGGACTACGTCAAAGACCTGGGCATCGTGGTGGAG TGCTTCATGAAAAAGATCGAGGAGAAGGGCGTCCCCGACGACATGAAAGGGAAGGACAAAATCGTCTTCGGGAACATCCACCAGATCTACGACTGGCACAGAGA CTTCTTCGTCGGAGAGCTGGAGAAGTGCCTGGAGGACCACGAACACCTTCCTGAGCTCTTCATCAAACAC GAAAGGAGACTCCACATGTACGTGATTTATTGTCAGAATAAGCCGAAGTCAGAGTTCATTGTTGCAGAATACGACACCTTTTTTGAT GCAATCCAGCAGGAATCCCAGTCCAGGTTTACCATCAGTGACTTCCTCATCAAACCAATCCAGAGAATTACCAAGTACCAGCTATTGCTGAAG GACTTCCTGAAGTACAGCTCTAAGGCCGGCATCGACTGCGAACAAATCGAG AAAGCGGTAGATTTGATGTCTCAGGTCCCTAAGCTGTGTAACGACATGATGAATTTGGGTCGGCTGCAGGGATACGAG ggCAAGCTGATGTGTCAGggaaagctgctgcagcaggagaccTTCTTTGTGATTGAGCAGGACACCGGCGTCCTGTCGCGCTCCAAAGAACGCCGGGTCTTCCTCTTCGAGCAGATCGTCATCTTCAGCGAGCTGCTCAGGAAAGGATCGTCCACGCCGGGGTACCAGTTCAAGAAGAGCATCAAG GTGTGCTTCCTGGGTCTGGAGGAAAGCGTGGACAACGATCCCTGTAAGTTCGTCTTGTCGTGTCGCGGCTCGTCTGATCGCTTCACGCTGCAGGCCGCCAATGTCGACATCAAGCAGATCTGGGTCCGACACATCCAGGACGTGCTGGATGCTCAGAGCAACTTCCTGTCTG CTCTCCAGTCCCCCATTGAGTACCAGAAGGAGAAGGGCAGCAGCTCCTCGCTGAACAGAAACCGCTCGTCATCGGGGAACCGACCGTCCGTGGGGCATCACAGCCGCCCGTCGTCGGCGGTCGGGTTTGGTGAAAAGGAGGCGGAGCGAGGGAGGACCCCGATTAGGGTGTCTACCTCAAACGGCGGGTCGACGTGCTTCGAGTCCAGG gacTTTGACGGCGGCTGCAACGGCGTCTCCTCCACCATGTCGGTCTCCCGGGACTACTCGGCGCTCAAGGAGAACGAGATCTGCGTCAGTCAGGGAGAGACGGTCCAGATCCTGGCCACCAATCAGCAGAACATGTACCTGGTCTACCGGCCGGCCAACAGCCAGTCGCCGGCCGCGGAGGGCTGGGTGCCGGGACACATCCTGGGCCCGCTCACAAAGCCCATAAAAGACTCcgcttccacctcctccttctcggcGGCGGTGGCCGACGCCAACAACATCAA GAAGTCTCTGTCATGGAACACGCTGCGTGCCCGGAAGCGCGCCAAGGACGTCTCCTCGTTGGCGGTCAGAGGTCCGGAGAACGGCCTCCTCCGTAAGCCCAAAGAAGgcggcgccgcccccccccctgtcgcCTCCCCGGCCACCAGGTCAAAGGGCAAA GACGCTCACACTTCAGACGAGTCCGACTGTGACGATGACCTTGACCCAAACGCCGGCATGCAG CTTCTCAACCCAAATTTCATCCAGGAAG TGGCACCAGAGTTCCTGGTCGTCCTGTCGGACGTGGTGTGCGCGTTCGGGGAGACCGTGGTCCTCTGCTGTAAAGTGTGCGGGCGGCCCAAACCCTCTGTCACCCTGAAGGGGCCCGACCAGAACCCGGTGACCAGCAACGCCCGCTTCACCATCGACATCGG GGATACGGGCGACATCTTGTTGAAAATCTGTAACCTGATGCCTCAGGACACCGGCATCTACACCTGCGTTGCCGTTAACGACCAcggctctgcctcctcctccgcctccattaAAGTGCAAG GCATCCCAGCATCCCCTGGGAGGCCGGTGGCCCAGGAGGCCAGCAGCACCGCGGTGATGATCCACTGGCCGCCTCCGGCCTCCTCGGCTCACTGTGCCGTCAGCAGCTACACCGTTGAGTACAGacaggaag ACTcgttgctatggcaacaggtggccagcagcagagaggagtgcGTTCAGATCGATGCTCTGATCCCCGGAGGTCACTATCAGTTCAGAGTGCGAGCCTCCAACCGCTGGGGGGTCGGCCCGCCGTCCGAGCCCTCCAATATGATCACTCTGCCCAGCAGCA ACTCCGGGTACGATGGAACTGGGATCCAGTGGAAAGAAAACTTTGAGTCGACCTTCTCTGAGATGTGTGAGATTGGAAG gGGAAGATTTTCTGTCGTGAGAAAATGTCTCAACAAGTCTACAAAGAAAGAG GTTGCGGTTAAGTTTGTGAGCAAAAAGATGCAGAAGAAGGAGCAGGTGGCGCACGAGGCGGACGTCCTCCGCCACGTGCAGCATCACCAGCTGGTGGCGCTGTTGGACACGTACGAGTCTCCCACCTCTCTGATGCTGATCCTCGAGCT GCTGGAGGACGGCCGTCTGCTCGACTACCTGGTCGCCCACGacgagctgatggaggagaaggtggcCTTCTTCGTCAGAGAGACGCTGGAGGCCCTGCAGCACCTTCACACCTGCCGAGTGGCTCACCTGGATCTAAAGGTCAGAATCTCAATGGTGAACGCGTGCGCCCGGTACGTTTATTCCACTCGACGCTCCTTTTCTGCACGTCCGCAGCCCGAGAACATCCTGGTGGACCTCCGCTCTCCCACGCCGGGCGTCAAGCTCGTCGACCTCGGCGACGCCGTCCAGCTGTCCGCCCACCGCCGCTACGTCCACCTGCTGCTCGGGAACCCGGAGTTCGCCGCGCCGGAGCTGATCCGCGGGACGCCCGTCTCCGTGGCCACGGACGCGTGGAGCGTCGGCGTGCTGGCCTACGTGGCGCTCAGCGGGGTGTCCCCCTTCCTGGACGAGTCGCCGGAGGAGACCTGCGTCAACATCTGCCGCCTGGACTTCTGCTTCCCGGACGAATACTTCCGCCACGTCAGCCAGGCGGCGCGGGACTTTGTGTCCTCGGCGCTGCAGCAGGATCCCAGGAAGAGGCCGAGCGCCACCTCCTGCCTGCAGCACCCGTGGGTGGGCCGCGGGGGCGCGCACGGGGGGGAGTACTCCAAGACCCCCCTGGACACGACGCGATTGGCCACGTTCATCGAGCGAAGGAGACAACTGAACGACGTTCGGCCCGTGACTAACATCAAAGCGCTGGTGAGCAGCAGCATGGGCAACACGctgtga
- the kalrna gene encoding kalirin isoform X5 — protein sequence MPKWMSFKLFKESSRLSGGCELTVVLQDFTAGCSTEMSVSTGQTVELLERPSERPGWCLVRTTERSPPQEGLVPSAALCVSHSRSSVEMDCFFGSGKENYAVSGPDGKTESVTNLQPQPSLNSLQSSSPGPKRSTNTLRKWLTSPVRRLSHGSSVKKLPGNKQKKGGTGREESRKSIDLGQPDPNQPDDIIDEGSHGKESNLLSRTPSGMQSGGEEEQDEEAHNPLPPPMEIIKDSSAQDDKTLEPGAYPGFSPLSPPEQTTAVQPRNPELEQRAKAMRGRMFVLKELIQTEKDYVKDLGIVVECFMKKIEEKGVPDDMKGKDKIVFGNIHQIYDWHRDFFVGELEKCLEDHEHLPELFIKHERRLHMYVIYCQNKPKSEFIVAEYDTFFDAIQQESQSRFTISDFLIKPIQRITKYQLLLKDFLKYSSKAGIDCEQIEKAVDLMSQVPKLCNDMMNLGRLQGYEGKLMCQGKLLQQETFFVIEQDTGVLSRSKERRVFLFEQIVIFSELLRKGSSTPGYQFKKSIKVCFLGLEESVDNDPCKFVLSCRGSSDRFTLQAANVDIKQIWVRHIQDVLDAQSNFLSALQSPIEYQKEKGSSSSLNRNRSSSGNRPSVGHHSRPSSAVGFGEKEAERGRTPIRVSTSNGGSTCFESRDFDGGCNGVSSTMSVSRDYSALKENEICVSQGETVQILATNQQNMYLVYRPANSQSPAAEGWVPGHILGPLTKPIKDSASTSSFSAAVADANNIKKSLSWNTLRARKRAKDVSSLAVRGPENGLLRKPKEGGAAPPPVASPATRSKGKDAHTSDESDCDDDLDPNAGMQLLNPNFIQEVAPEFLVVLSDVVCAFGETVVLCCKVCGRPKPSVTLKGPDQNPVTSNARFTIDIGDTGDILLKICNLMPQDTGIYTCVAVNDHGSASSSASIKVQGIPASPGRPVAQEASSTAVMIHWPPPASSAHCAVSSYTVEYRQEDSLLWQQVASSREECVQIDALIPGGHYQFRVRASNRWGVGPPSEPSNMITLPSSNSGYDGTGIQWKENFESTFSEMCEIGRGRFSVVRKCLNKSTKKEVAVKFVSKKMQKKEQVAHEADVLRHVQHHQLVALLDTYESPTSLMLILELLEDGRLLDYLVAHDELMEEKVAFFVRETLEALQHLHTCRVAHLDLKVRISMVNACARYVYSTRRSFSARPQPENILVDLRSPTPGVKLVDLGDAVQLSAHRRYVHLLLGNPEFAAPELIRGTPVSVATDAWSVGVLAYVALSGVSPFLDESPEETCVNICRLDFCFPDEYFRHVSQAARDFVSSALQQDPRKRPSATSCLQHPWVGRGGAHGGEYSKTPLDTTRLATFIERRRQLNDVRPVTNIKALVSSSMGNTL from the exons AAAACTACGCCGTCAGCGGCCCCGATGGAAAGACTGAGTCCGTGACCAACCTCCAGCCGCAGCCGTCCCTCAACTCGCTGCAGTCCAGCTCTCCGGGCCCCAAGCGCTCCACGAACACTCTGAGGAAGTGGCTGACGAGTCCGGTGCGCCGCCTCAGCCACGGCAGCTCCGTCAAGAAGCTCCCCGGCAACAAACAGAAGAAGGGCG GaacaggaagagaggaaagcAGGAAAAGTATTGACCTCGGACAACCTGACCCGAACCAGCCGGATGACATCATCGATGAG GGGTCCCACGGTAAGGAGAGCAACCTCCTCTCTAGGACCCCCTCTGGGATGCAGAGcggtggggaggaggagcaggacgagGAGGCCCACaaccctctgcccccccccatggaGATCATCAAGGACTCCTCGGCTCAGGACGACAAG ACTCTGGAGCCCGGAGCGTACCCCGGCTTCTCGCCTCTGTCCCCACCGGAACAAACCACCGCCGTCCAGCCCCGGAACCCTGAGCTGGAGCAGAGAGCCAAAGCCATGAGAGGACGCAT GTTTGTCCTGAAAGAGCTGATTCAGACGGAGAAGGACTACGTCAAAGACCTGGGCATCGTGGTGGAG TGCTTCATGAAAAAGATCGAGGAGAAGGGCGTCCCCGACGACATGAAAGGGAAGGACAAAATCGTCTTCGGGAACATCCACCAGATCTACGACTGGCACAGAGA CTTCTTCGTCGGAGAGCTGGAGAAGTGCCTGGAGGACCACGAACACCTTCCTGAGCTCTTCATCAAACAC GAAAGGAGACTCCACATGTACGTGATTTATTGTCAGAATAAGCCGAAGTCAGAGTTCATTGTTGCAGAATACGACACCTTTTTTGAT GCAATCCAGCAGGAATCCCAGTCCAGGTTTACCATCAGTGACTTCCTCATCAAACCAATCCAGAGAATTACCAAGTACCAGCTATTGCTGAAG GACTTCCTGAAGTACAGCTCTAAGGCCGGCATCGACTGCGAACAAATCGAG AAAGCGGTAGATTTGATGTCTCAGGTCCCTAAGCTGTGTAACGACATGATGAATTTGGGTCGGCTGCAGGGATACGAG ggCAAGCTGATGTGTCAGggaaagctgctgcagcaggagaccTTCTTTGTGATTGAGCAGGACACCGGCGTCCTGTCGCGCTCCAAAGAACGCCGGGTCTTCCTCTTCGAGCAGATCGTCATCTTCAGCGAGCTGCTCAGGAAAGGATCGTCCACGCCGGGGTACCAGTTCAAGAAGAGCATCAAG GTGTGCTTCCTGGGTCTGGAGGAAAGCGTGGACAACGATCCCTGTAAGTTCGTCTTGTCGTGTCGCGGCTCGTCTGATCGCTTCACGCTGCAGGCCGCCAATGTCGACATCAAGCAGATCTGGGTCCGACACATCCAGGACGTGCTGGATGCTCAGAGCAACTTCCTGTCTG CTCTCCAGTCCCCCATTGAGTACCAGAAGGAGAAGGGCAGCAGCTCCTCGCTGAACAGAAACCGCTCGTCATCGGGGAACCGACCGTCCGTGGGGCATCACAGCCGCCCGTCGTCGGCGGTCGGGTTTGGTGAAAAGGAGGCGGAGCGAGGGAGGACCCCGATTAGGGTGTCTACCTCAAACGGCGGGTCGACGTGCTTCGAGTCCAGG gacTTTGACGGCGGCTGCAACGGCGTCTCCTCCACCATGTCGGTCTCCCGGGACTACTCGGCGCTCAAGGAGAACGAGATCTGCGTCAGTCAGGGAGAGACGGTCCAGATCCTGGCCACCAATCAGCAGAACATGTACCTGGTCTACCGGCCGGCCAACAGCCAGTCGCCGGCCGCGGAGGGCTGGGTGCCGGGACACATCCTGGGCCCGCTCACAAAGCCCATAAAAGACTCcgcttccacctcctccttctcggcGGCGGTGGCCGACGCCAACAACATCAA GAAGTCTCTGTCATGGAACACGCTGCGTGCCCGGAAGCGCGCCAAGGACGTCTCCTCGTTGGCGGTCAGAGGTCCGGAGAACGGCCTCCTCCGTAAGCCCAAAGAAGgcggcgccgcccccccccctgtcgcCTCCCCGGCCACCAGGTCAAAGGGCAAA GACGCTCACACTTCAGACGAGTCCGACTGTGACGATGACCTTGACCCAAACGCCGGCATGCAG CTTCTCAACCCAAATTTCATCCAGGAAG TGGCACCAGAGTTCCTGGTCGTCCTGTCGGACGTGGTGTGCGCGTTCGGGGAGACCGTGGTCCTCTGCTGTAAAGTGTGCGGGCGGCCCAAACCCTCTGTCACCCTGAAGGGGCCCGACCAGAACCCGGTGACCAGCAACGCCCGCTTCACCATCGACATCGG GGATACGGGCGACATCTTGTTGAAAATCTGTAACCTGATGCCTCAGGACACCGGCATCTACACCTGCGTTGCCGTTAACGACCAcggctctgcctcctcctccgcctccattaAAGTGCAAG GCATCCCAGCATCCCCTGGGAGGCCGGTGGCCCAGGAGGCCAGCAGCACCGCGGTGATGATCCACTGGCCGCCTCCGGCCTCCTCGGCTCACTGTGCCGTCAGCAGCTACACCGTTGAGTACAGacaggaag ACTcgttgctatggcaacaggtggccagcagcagagaggagtgcGTTCAGATCGATGCTCTGATCCCCGGAGGTCACTATCAGTTCAGAGTGCGAGCCTCCAACCGCTGGGGGGTCGGCCCGCCGTCCGAGCCCTCCAATATGATCACTCTGCCCAGCAGCA ACTCCGGGTACGATGGAACTGGGATCCAGTGGAAAGAAAACTTTGAGTCGACCTTCTCTGAGATGTGTGAGATTGGAAG gGGAAGATTTTCTGTCGTGAGAAAATGTCTCAACAAGTCTACAAAGAAAGAG GTTGCGGTTAAGTTTGTGAGCAAAAAGATGCAGAAGAAGGAGCAGGTGGCGCACGAGGCGGACGTCCTCCGCCACGTGCAGCATCACCAGCTGGTGGCGCTGTTGGACACGTACGAGTCTCCCACCTCTCTGATGCTGATCCTCGAGCT GCTGGAGGACGGCCGTCTGCTCGACTACCTGGTCGCCCACGacgagctgatggaggagaaggtggcCTTCTTCGTCAGAGAGACGCTGGAGGCCCTGCAGCACCTTCACACCTGCCGAGTGGCTCACCTGGATCTAAAGGTCAGAATCTCAATGGTGAACGCGTGCGCCCGGTACGTTTATTCCACTCGACGCTCCTTTTCTGCACGTCCGCAGCCCGAGAACATCCTGGTGGACCTCCGCTCTCCCACGCCGGGCGTCAAGCTCGTCGACCTCGGCGACGCCGTCCAGCTGTCCGCCCACCGCCGCTACGTCCACCTGCTGCTCGGGAACCCGGAGTTCGCCGCGCCGGAGCTGATCCGCGGGACGCCCGTCTCCGTGGCCACGGACGCGTGGAGCGTCGGCGTGCTGGCCTACGTGGCGCTCAGCGGGGTGTCCCCCTTCCTGGACGAGTCGCCGGAGGAGACCTGCGTCAACATCTGCCGCCTGGACTTCTGCTTCCCGGACGAATACTTCCGCCACGTCAGCCAGGCGGCGCGGGACTTTGTGTCCTCGGCGCTGCAGCAGGATCCCAGGAAGAGGCCGAGCGCCACCTCCTGCCTGCAGCACCCGTGGGTGGGCCGCGGGGGCGCGCACGGGGGGGAGTACTCCAAGACCCCCCTGGACACGACGCGATTGGCCACGTTCATCGAGCGAAGGAGACAACTGAACGACGTTCGGCCCGTGACTAACATCAAAGCGCTGGTGAGCAGCAGCATGGGCAACACGctgtga
- the kalrna gene encoding kalirin isoform X7 has product MKRHCCGWILSRCCCCCYNTTENYAVSGPDGKTESVTNLQPQPSLNSLQSSSPGPKRSTNTLRKWLTSPVRRLSHGSSVKKLPGNKQKKGGTGREESRKSIDLGQPDPNQPDDIIDEGSHGKESNLLSRTPSGMQSGGEEEQDEEAHNPLPPPMEIIKDSSAQDDKTLEPGAYPGFSPLSPPEQTTAVQPRNPELEQRAKAMRGRMFVLKELIQTEKDYVKDLGIVVECFMKKIEEKGVPDDMKGKDKIVFGNIHQIYDWHRDFFVGELEKCLEDHEHLPELFIKHERRLHMYVIYCQNKPKSEFIVAEYDTFFDAIQQESQSRFTISDFLIKPIQRITKYQLLLKDFLKYSSKAGIDCEQIEKAVDLMSQVPKLCNDMMNLGRLQGYEGKLMCQGKLLQQETFFVIEQDTGVLSRSKERRVFLFEQIVIFSELLRKGSSTPGYQFKKSIKVCFLGLEESVDNDPCKFVLSCRGSSDRFTLQAANVDIKQIWVRHIQDVLDAQSNFLSALQSPIEYQKEKGSSSSLNRNRSSSGNRPSVGHHSRPSSAVGFGEKEAERGRTPIRVSTSNGGSTCFESRDFDGGCNGVSSTMSVSRDYSALKENEICVSQGETVQILATNQQNMYLVYRPANSQSPAAEGWVPGHILGPLTKPIKDSASTSSFSAAVADANNIK; this is encoded by the exons AAAACTACGCCGTCAGCGGCCCCGATGGAAAGACTGAGTCCGTGACCAACCTCCAGCCGCAGCCGTCCCTCAACTCGCTGCAGTCCAGCTCTCCGGGCCCCAAGCGCTCCACGAACACTCTGAGGAAGTGGCTGACGAGTCCGGTGCGCCGCCTCAGCCACGGCAGCTCCGTCAAGAAGCTCCCCGGCAACAAACAGAAGAAGGGCG GaacaggaagagaggaaagcAGGAAAAGTATTGACCTCGGACAACCTGACCCGAACCAGCCGGATGACATCATCGATGAG GGGTCCCACGGTAAGGAGAGCAACCTCCTCTCTAGGACCCCCTCTGGGATGCAGAGcggtggggaggaggagcaggacgagGAGGCCCACaaccctctgcccccccccatggaGATCATCAAGGACTCCTCGGCTCAGGACGACAAG ACTCTGGAGCCCGGAGCGTACCCCGGCTTCTCGCCTCTGTCCCCACCGGAACAAACCACCGCCGTCCAGCCCCGGAACCCTGAGCTGGAGCAGAGAGCCAAAGCCATGAGAGGACGCAT GTTTGTCCTGAAAGAGCTGATTCAGACGGAGAAGGACTACGTCAAAGACCTGGGCATCGTGGTGGAG TGCTTCATGAAAAAGATCGAGGAGAAGGGCGTCCCCGACGACATGAAAGGGAAGGACAAAATCGTCTTCGGGAACATCCACCAGATCTACGACTGGCACAGAGA CTTCTTCGTCGGAGAGCTGGAGAAGTGCCTGGAGGACCACGAACACCTTCCTGAGCTCTTCATCAAACAC GAAAGGAGACTCCACATGTACGTGATTTATTGTCAGAATAAGCCGAAGTCAGAGTTCATTGTTGCAGAATACGACACCTTTTTTGAT GCAATCCAGCAGGAATCCCAGTCCAGGTTTACCATCAGTGACTTCCTCATCAAACCAATCCAGAGAATTACCAAGTACCAGCTATTGCTGAAG GACTTCCTGAAGTACAGCTCTAAGGCCGGCATCGACTGCGAACAAATCGAG AAAGCGGTAGATTTGATGTCTCAGGTCCCTAAGCTGTGTAACGACATGATGAATTTGGGTCGGCTGCAGGGATACGAG ggCAAGCTGATGTGTCAGggaaagctgctgcagcaggagaccTTCTTTGTGATTGAGCAGGACACCGGCGTCCTGTCGCGCTCCAAAGAACGCCGGGTCTTCCTCTTCGAGCAGATCGTCATCTTCAGCGAGCTGCTCAGGAAAGGATCGTCCACGCCGGGGTACCAGTTCAAGAAGAGCATCAAG GTGTGCTTCCTGGGTCTGGAGGAAAGCGTGGACAACGATCCCTGTAAGTTCGTCTTGTCGTGTCGCGGCTCGTCTGATCGCTTCACGCTGCAGGCCGCCAATGTCGACATCAAGCAGATCTGGGTCCGACACATCCAGGACGTGCTGGATGCTCAGAGCAACTTCCTGTCTG CTCTCCAGTCCCCCATTGAGTACCAGAAGGAGAAGGGCAGCAGCTCCTCGCTGAACAGAAACCGCTCGTCATCGGGGAACCGACCGTCCGTGGGGCATCACAGCCGCCCGTCGTCGGCGGTCGGGTTTGGTGAAAAGGAGGCGGAGCGAGGGAGGACCCCGATTAGGGTGTCTACCTCAAACGGCGGGTCGACGTGCTTCGAGTCCAGG gacTTTGACGGCGGCTGCAACGGCGTCTCCTCCACCATGTCGGTCTCCCGGGACTACTCGGCGCTCAAGGAGAACGAGATCTGCGTCAGTCAGGGAGAGACGGTCCAGATCCTGGCCACCAATCAGCAGAACATGTACCTGGTCTACCGGCCGGCCAACAGCCAGTCGCCGGCCGCGGAGGGCTGGGTGCCGGGACACATCCTGGGCCCGCTCACAAAGCCCATAAAAGACTCcgcttccacctcctccttctcggcGGCGGTGGCCGACGCCAACAACATCAAGtaa